A DNA window from Hevea brasiliensis isolate MT/VB/25A 57/8 chromosome 2, ASM3005281v1, whole genome shotgun sequence contains the following coding sequences:
- the LOC110661738 gene encoding uncharacterized protein LOC110661738 isoform X4, producing MVSTYSPFDNWLLFTSKPHCHLLNSNDSSSTLAKPSAYFKAKFAVDHRRSGSHDGAAREVAPCQWAIPRRNLCCTGSHMLFYNLEAVKIIESFQVFQGIRVHGITCGFVDYPEGSSSSRLDFKVVVFGEKRVKLFNLHIEIALKSQNQPQVCVDLALLHSLPRFSHWVLDVFFLKNHAATSNEEGNHCLAIGCSDNSVRIWDISRSSVILEVQSPERCLLYSMRLWGDNLETLRIASGTIYNEIIIWKVVPQHGALPLTSTLEDHMPLKNSCSKAFHLHCQQHKAVHISRLIGHEGSIFRIVWSSDGSKLVSVSDDRSARIWAVKAEQKDSGNQEGEIAGPVLFGHNARIWDCCISGSLIVTAGEDCTCRVWRLDGKQLNLIKEHIGRGIWRCLYDPNSSLLITAGFDSAIKVHRLPASFPQSLEGQSEPKFIDRTEIFTSQIPNSSEHIGLMNSKSEYVRCLHFTCGDVLYVATNHGYLYHAQLFQTQGVKWTKLVQVGEKVPIVCMDLLNKKLPRQSCGVDDWVALGDGKGNVTVSRVMGNAETPVADLTCTWSAGKERQLLGTHWCKALGYRFIFTADPRGVLKLWKLHDPLFVVSHTSARTFDVSVVAEFTSSFGIRITCLDASSEDEVLVCGDLRGNLIVFPLYKGLLLDARTAPEIKIFPLCYFKGAHGISTVSSISISKLSSNEIEICSTGGDGCLCYFEYDRDRQSLEFIGMKQVKGLSLIESVSNNKSSPYDFANCGYAIGFASTDFIIWNLATEAKVLQIPCGGWRRPHCYYLSDVPEMDTYFAYVKDEVIYIHRQWIPESEMKIFPQNLHIQFHGREMHSLCFVCENAPTEANGKNGLFDKCSWIATGCEDGTVRLTRYTPGVESWSTSKLLGEHVGGSAVRSICFVSKMHIIPSDMTNLSDWRNKQSAFAEDRENPFLLISVGAKRVLTSWLLRNRMPDKKRNPFIEQEKNKDGNAYLPCISDSSSMSFKWLSTDMPTKNSTTHRKTKNIDKIGGMTKNVANMEIDVKSVSLLQEKGETESKGFLDDKDEDDWRYLAVTAFLVKCTGSRLTVCFIAVACSDATLALRALVLPHRLWFDVALLVPLLSPVLSLQQVVIPTHLPSGETTWIGNVYIVISGATDGSIAFWDLTDCIESFMRQLSVLDIKKLKNCQTRPRTGRGSQGGRWWRSLKSTMSKQKLADDLVAPKAEERTSCNLVNHSTGGASTSDAESCTTVCSQTMHDKPPLEPGVNNVDSTPGISEIQPLHVLNNVHQSGVNCLHVSNIQDSRSYDSDVLFSLISGGDDQTLHCIKFDLSLLSTGKDSEINIKDSAYCSEFPIKKYRIRFLCHDRVTSAHSSAIKVVKIFEPCGKNEQGFCEGTCASIFYGY from the exons ATGGTTTCTACTTACAGCCCATTTGATAATTGGCTCTTATTCACATCAAAACCTCATTGTCATTTGTTGAACTCAAACGACTCGTCCTCAACCCTCGCTAAACCCTCAGCTTATTTCAAAGCAAAGTTTGCAGTCGACCACAGAAGGAGCGGCAGCCATGACGGAGCAGCAAGAGAAGTGGCGCCTTGTCAGTGGGCAATACCTCGGCGAAATCTCTGCT GCACAGGCTCTCATATGCTGTTTTATAATTTAGAAGCGGTAAAGATAATAGAATCATTTCAAGTGTTTCAAGGAATTCGTGTGCATGGAATCACTTGTGGCTTCGTTGATTACCCAGAAGGATCATCttcttcaaggcttgatttcaaaGTTGTTGTCTTTGGTGAAAAGAGAGTGAAACTTTTTAACTTGCATATTGAAATAGCATTGAAGTCCCAAAATCAACCACAAGTTTGTGTAGATTTAGCTTTACTTCACTCCTTGCCCAGGTTTAGCCATTGGGTCTTGGACGTTTTCTTTTTGAAG AATCATGCAGCCACTTCAAATGAGGAGGGAAACCATTGCCTTGCCATCGGATGCAGTGATAACTCTGTCCGTATCTGGGATATCTCAAGGTCTAGCGTAATTCTTGAAGTCCAATCTCCAG AAAGATGCCTTCTGTATTCCATGCGGTTGTGGGGAGACAATCTGGAAACTCTACGAATTGCTTCTGGTACCATATACAATGAG ATCATTATTTGGAAAGTGGTTCCTCAGCACGGTGCCCTACCTTTGACAAGTACCTTGGAAGATCACATGCCTTTAAAGAATTCGTGTTCCAAGGCTTTCCATCTTCACTGTCAGCAGCATAAAGCAGTCCATATAAGTAGACTTATTGGCCATGAAGGTTCAATATTTCGCATAGTATGGTCCTCTGATGGATCCAAACTGGTTTCAGTCTCTGATGATCGCAG TGCTCGTATCTGGGCAGTTAAGGCTGAACAAAAAGATTCCGGTAACCAAGAGGGGGAAATTGCTGGCCCTGTGTTATTTGGCCATAATGCTAGGATTTGGGACTGCTGTATCTCTGGTTCT TTAATTGTCACTGCTGGTGAAGATTGCACATGCCGTGTATGGAGATTGGATGGTAAACAGCTCAACTTGATCAAGGAGCATAT AGGGCGAGGCATATGGAGATGTTTGTATGATCCAAACTCTTCACTTCTCATTACTGCCGGATTTGACTCTGCGATCAAAGTACATCGACTGCCTGCTTCTTTTCCCCAGAGCTTGGAAGGACAAAGTGAACCAAAGTTCATTGATAGAACAGAGATATTTACTAGTCAAATCCCAAATTCATCTGAGCATATTGGTCTCATGAACAG TAAAAGTGAATATGTACGTTGCTTGCATTTCACATGTGGAGATGTTCTTTACGTTGCCACAAACCATGGTTATCTGTATCATGCCCAATTGTTTCAAACCCAGGGTGTTAAATGGACTAAACTTGTCCAGGTCGGTGAGAAGGTACCAATTGTTTGTATGGATTTGCTGAACAAAAAGTTGCCCAGGCAGTCTTGTGGTGTTGATGACTGGGTTGCTTTGGGAGATGGTAAAGGAAATGTTACAGTTAGTAGAGTTATGGGCAATGCTGAAACTCCTGTTGCAGACTTAACTTGTACTTGGTCAGCTGGAAAAGAGAGACAACTATTAGGGACCCATTGGTGCAAGGCATTGGGATATAG GTTCATCTTTACTGCTGATCCTAGAGGAGTTCTGAAGCTGTGGAAGTTACATGATCCTTTATTTGTTGTTTCCCACACTTCTGCAAGAACTTTTGATGTATCCGTTGTAGCTGAATTCACATCATCTTTCGGAATTCGGATAACGTGTTTAGATGCGTCTTCTGAGGAtgag GTTCTAGTTTGTGGGGATCTTCGTGGAAATCTAATTGTTTTTCCTTTGTACAAGGGCTTGTTGCTGGACGCACGTACTGCAcctgaaataaaaatatttccgCTATGTTACTTTAAAGGGGCTCATGGAATATCAACTGTATCCAGCATTTCAATATCTAAATTAAGCTCCAATGAGATTGAAATATGCTCG ACTGGAGGAGATGGTTGCCTATGCTATTTCGAATATGACCGAGATCGACAAAGCTTGGAGTTTATAGGGATGAAACAAGTGaaaggattgagtttgattgaatcTGTATCTAACAATAAAAGTTCTCCTTATGATTTTGCAAACTGTGGTTACGCAATTGGTTTTGCTTCAACAGATTTCATAATATGGAACCTTGCAACTGAGGCAAAG GTTTTGCAAATTCCTTGTGGGGGATGGCGACGTCCTCATTGTTATTATCTTAGTGATGTACCAGAGATGGACACCTATTTTGCATATGTtaag GATGAAGTAATATATATTCATCGACAATGGATACCGGAAAGTGAGATGAAGATATTTCCCCAGAATTTGCATATCCAGTTTCATGGGAGAGAGATGCACTCCTTGTGCTTTGTATGTGAAAATGCGCCTACTGAAGCTAATGGGAAGAATGGTCTTTTTGATAAATGCAGTTGGATTGCTACTGGCTGTGAAGATGGAACTGTGAGGTTGACTAG ATATACTCCTGGAGTTGAAAGCTGGTCTACATCAAAATTGCTTGGGGAACATGTTGGTGGATCAGCAGTGAGATCAATATGCTTTGTGTCAAAGATGCACATAATTCCTTCAGATATGACCAACTTATCTGACTGGAGAAATAAACAAAGTGCTTTTGCAGAGGACAGAGAGAATCCATTTTTACTGATCTCTGTTGGTGCAAAGCGGGTCCTAACATCTTGGCTACTGAGAAATAGGATGCCAGACAAGAAGAGAAACCCATTTATTGAACAAGAAAAAAACAAAGACGGAAATGCATACTTGCCTTGTATAAGTGATTCCTCTTCAATGTCATTCAAGTGGCTTTCCACTGACATGCCTACCAAAAATTCCACTACTCATAGGAAAACAAAAAATATTGACAAAATAGGAGGAATGACCAAAAATGTTGCTAACATGGAAATTGATGTAAAGTCTGTGTCTCTTTTACAAGAAAAGGGTGAGACAGAATCAAAAGGTTTCCTTGATGATAAAGATGAAGATGACTGGAGATACCTGGCTGTCACTGCTTTTCTTGTGAAGTGTACTGGTTCCAG ATTAACTGTCTGTTTTATCGCTGTTGCTTGTTCGGATGCCACACTTGCATTGCGAGCTCTTGTTTTACCACATCGGTTATG GTTTGATGTTGCTTTATTGGTCCCACTGTTATCACCAGTCTTGTCATTGCAGCAAGTTGTCATTCCTACACACCTGCCTTCTGGAG AAACCACTTGGATTGGAAATGTGTACATTGTGATAAGTGGAGCAACTGACGGAAGCATTGCTTTTTGGGATCTGACTGACTGCATTGAATCTTTTATGAGGCAGTTGTCAGTCCTTGACATAAAAAAACTCAAAAATTGTCAGACACGGCCACGTACAGGAAGAGGAAGTCAGGGTGGACGATGGTGGAGATCACTAAAAAGTACCATGTCTAAGCAAAAACTAGCTGATGATTTAGTTGCTCCTAAAGCCGAGGAGAGGACTAGCTGCAATTTGGTTAACCATTCAACAGGTGGAGCATCAACGAGTGATGCTGAAAGCTGCACAACAGTTTGTTCTCAAACTATGCATGATAAACCTCCTCTTGAGCCAGGAGTGAATAATGTTGATTCCACACCTGGGATAAGTGAAATACAGCCCCTACATGTTCTCAATAATGTTCACCAATCTGGTGTAAATTGTCTCCATGTTTCAAACATACAAGATTCTAGAAGTTATGACTCCGATGTTTTGTTCAGTTTAATAAGTGGGGGTGATGATCAAACCCTTCACTGTATCAAATTTGATTTGTCACTGCTATCAACAGGCAAGGATTCTGAGATCAACATAAAGGATTCTGCTTATTGTAGTGAATTCCCTATCAAGAAGTATAGAATCAGATTCTTATGTCATGATAGAGTCACCTCAGCTCATAGCTCTGCCATAAAAG TTGTTAAGATATTTGAACCCTGTGGGAAGAATGAGCAaggtttttgtgaaggaacttgtgcaagcatcttTTATGGCTACTGA
- the LOC110661738 gene encoding uncharacterized protein LOC110661738 isoform X3, translating into MTEQQEKWRLVSGQYLGEISAVCFLHLPSHFSSLPYLLAGTGSHMLFYNLEAVKIIESFQVFQGIRVHGITCGFVDYPEGSSSSRLDFKVVVFGEKRVKLFNLHIEIALKSQNQPQVCVDLALLHSLPRFSHWVLDVFFLKNHAATSNEEGNHCLAIGCSDNSVRIWDISRSSVILEVQSPERCLLYSMRLWGDNLETLRIASGTIYNEIIIWKVVPQHGALPLTSTLEDHMPLKNSCSKAFHLHCQQHKAVHISRLIGHEGSIFRIVWSSDGSKLVSVSDDRSARIWAVKAEQKDSGNQEGEIAGPVLFGHNARIWDCCISGSLIVTAGEDCTCRVWRLDGKQLNLIKEHIGRGIWRCLYDPNSSLLITAGFDSAIKVHRLPASFPQSLEGQSEPKFIDRTEIFTSQIPNSSEHIGLMNSKSEYVRCLHFTCGDVLYVATNHGYLYHAQLFQTQGVKWTKLVQVGEKVPIVCMDLLNKKLPRQSCGVDDWVALGDGKGNVTVSRVMGNAETPVADLTCTWSAGKERQLLGTHWCKALGYRFIFTADPRGVLKLWKLHDPLFVVSHTSARTFDVSVVAEFTSSFGIRITCLDASSEDEVLVCGDLRGNLIVFPLYKGLLLDARTAPEIKIFPLCYFKGAHGISTVSSISISKLSSNEIEICSTGGDGCLCYFEYDRDRQSLEFIGMKQVKGLSLIESVSNNKSSPYDFANCGYAIGFASTDFIIWNLATEAKVLQIPCGGWRRPHCYYLSDVPEMDTYFAYVKDEVIYIHRQWIPESEMKIFPQNLHIQFHGREMHSLCFVCENAPTEANGKNGLFDKCSWIATGCEDGTVRLTRYTPGVESWSTSKLLGEHVGGSAVRSICFVSKMHIIPSDMTNLSDWRNKQSAFAEDRENPFLLISVGAKRVLTSWLLRNRMPDKKRNPFIEQEKNKDGNAYLPCISDSSSMSFKWLSTDMPTKNSTTHRKTKNIDKIGGMTKNVANMEIDVKSVSLLQEKGETESKGFLDDKDEDDWRYLAVTAFLVKCTGSRLTVCFIAVACSDATLALRALVLPHRLWFDVALLVPLLSPVLSLQQVVIPTHLPSGETTWIGNVYIVISGATDGSIAFWDLTDCIESFMRQLSVLDIKKLKNCQTRPRTGRGSQGGRWWRSLKSTMSKQKLADDLVAPKAEERTSCNLVNHSTGGASTSDAESCTTVCSQTMHDKPPLEPGVNNVDSTPGISEIQPLHVLNNVHQSGVNCLHVSNIQDSRSYDSDVLFSLISGGDDQTLHCIKFDLSLLSTGKDSEINIKDSAYCSEFPIKKYRIRFLCHDRVTSAHSSAIKGVWTDGTWVFSTGLDQRIRCWVLKEHCKLIEQTHLVVSVPEPEALCARACERNQYEIVVAGRGMQMVEFLAS; encoded by the exons ATGACGGAGCAGCAAGAGAAGTGGCGCCTTGTCAGTGGGCAATACCTCGGCGAAATCTCTGCTGTTTGTTTTCTTCACCTACCATCTCATTTCTCTTCTCTTCCTTATCTCCTTGCTG GCACAGGCTCTCATATGCTGTTTTATAATTTAGAAGCGGTAAAGATAATAGAATCATTTCAAGTGTTTCAAGGAATTCGTGTGCATGGAATCACTTGTGGCTTCGTTGATTACCCAGAAGGATCATCttcttcaaggcttgatttcaaaGTTGTTGTCTTTGGTGAAAAGAGAGTGAAACTTTTTAACTTGCATATTGAAATAGCATTGAAGTCCCAAAATCAACCACAAGTTTGTGTAGATTTAGCTTTACTTCACTCCTTGCCCAGGTTTAGCCATTGGGTCTTGGACGTTTTCTTTTTGAAG AATCATGCAGCCACTTCAAATGAGGAGGGAAACCATTGCCTTGCCATCGGATGCAGTGATAACTCTGTCCGTATCTGGGATATCTCAAGGTCTAGCGTAATTCTTGAAGTCCAATCTCCAG AAAGATGCCTTCTGTATTCCATGCGGTTGTGGGGAGACAATCTGGAAACTCTACGAATTGCTTCTGGTACCATATACAATGAG ATCATTATTTGGAAAGTGGTTCCTCAGCACGGTGCCCTACCTTTGACAAGTACCTTGGAAGATCACATGCCTTTAAAGAATTCGTGTTCCAAGGCTTTCCATCTTCACTGTCAGCAGCATAAAGCAGTCCATATAAGTAGACTTATTGGCCATGAAGGTTCAATATTTCGCATAGTATGGTCCTCTGATGGATCCAAACTGGTTTCAGTCTCTGATGATCGCAG TGCTCGTATCTGGGCAGTTAAGGCTGAACAAAAAGATTCCGGTAACCAAGAGGGGGAAATTGCTGGCCCTGTGTTATTTGGCCATAATGCTAGGATTTGGGACTGCTGTATCTCTGGTTCT TTAATTGTCACTGCTGGTGAAGATTGCACATGCCGTGTATGGAGATTGGATGGTAAACAGCTCAACTTGATCAAGGAGCATAT AGGGCGAGGCATATGGAGATGTTTGTATGATCCAAACTCTTCACTTCTCATTACTGCCGGATTTGACTCTGCGATCAAAGTACATCGACTGCCTGCTTCTTTTCCCCAGAGCTTGGAAGGACAAAGTGAACCAAAGTTCATTGATAGAACAGAGATATTTACTAGTCAAATCCCAAATTCATCTGAGCATATTGGTCTCATGAACAG TAAAAGTGAATATGTACGTTGCTTGCATTTCACATGTGGAGATGTTCTTTACGTTGCCACAAACCATGGTTATCTGTATCATGCCCAATTGTTTCAAACCCAGGGTGTTAAATGGACTAAACTTGTCCAGGTCGGTGAGAAGGTACCAATTGTTTGTATGGATTTGCTGAACAAAAAGTTGCCCAGGCAGTCTTGTGGTGTTGATGACTGGGTTGCTTTGGGAGATGGTAAAGGAAATGTTACAGTTAGTAGAGTTATGGGCAATGCTGAAACTCCTGTTGCAGACTTAACTTGTACTTGGTCAGCTGGAAAAGAGAGACAACTATTAGGGACCCATTGGTGCAAGGCATTGGGATATAG GTTCATCTTTACTGCTGATCCTAGAGGAGTTCTGAAGCTGTGGAAGTTACATGATCCTTTATTTGTTGTTTCCCACACTTCTGCAAGAACTTTTGATGTATCCGTTGTAGCTGAATTCACATCATCTTTCGGAATTCGGATAACGTGTTTAGATGCGTCTTCTGAGGAtgag GTTCTAGTTTGTGGGGATCTTCGTGGAAATCTAATTGTTTTTCCTTTGTACAAGGGCTTGTTGCTGGACGCACGTACTGCAcctgaaataaaaatatttccgCTATGTTACTTTAAAGGGGCTCATGGAATATCAACTGTATCCAGCATTTCAATATCTAAATTAAGCTCCAATGAGATTGAAATATGCTCG ACTGGAGGAGATGGTTGCCTATGCTATTTCGAATATGACCGAGATCGACAAAGCTTGGAGTTTATAGGGATGAAACAAGTGaaaggattgagtttgattgaatcTGTATCTAACAATAAAAGTTCTCCTTATGATTTTGCAAACTGTGGTTACGCAATTGGTTTTGCTTCAACAGATTTCATAATATGGAACCTTGCAACTGAGGCAAAG GTTTTGCAAATTCCTTGTGGGGGATGGCGACGTCCTCATTGTTATTATCTTAGTGATGTACCAGAGATGGACACCTATTTTGCATATGTtaag GATGAAGTAATATATATTCATCGACAATGGATACCGGAAAGTGAGATGAAGATATTTCCCCAGAATTTGCATATCCAGTTTCATGGGAGAGAGATGCACTCCTTGTGCTTTGTATGTGAAAATGCGCCTACTGAAGCTAATGGGAAGAATGGTCTTTTTGATAAATGCAGTTGGATTGCTACTGGCTGTGAAGATGGAACTGTGAGGTTGACTAG ATATACTCCTGGAGTTGAAAGCTGGTCTACATCAAAATTGCTTGGGGAACATGTTGGTGGATCAGCAGTGAGATCAATATGCTTTGTGTCAAAGATGCACATAATTCCTTCAGATATGACCAACTTATCTGACTGGAGAAATAAACAAAGTGCTTTTGCAGAGGACAGAGAGAATCCATTTTTACTGATCTCTGTTGGTGCAAAGCGGGTCCTAACATCTTGGCTACTGAGAAATAGGATGCCAGACAAGAAGAGAAACCCATTTATTGAACAAGAAAAAAACAAAGACGGAAATGCATACTTGCCTTGTATAAGTGATTCCTCTTCAATGTCATTCAAGTGGCTTTCCACTGACATGCCTACCAAAAATTCCACTACTCATAGGAAAACAAAAAATATTGACAAAATAGGAGGAATGACCAAAAATGTTGCTAACATGGAAATTGATGTAAAGTCTGTGTCTCTTTTACAAGAAAAGGGTGAGACAGAATCAAAAGGTTTCCTTGATGATAAAGATGAAGATGACTGGAGATACCTGGCTGTCACTGCTTTTCTTGTGAAGTGTACTGGTTCCAG ATTAACTGTCTGTTTTATCGCTGTTGCTTGTTCGGATGCCACACTTGCATTGCGAGCTCTTGTTTTACCACATCGGTTATG GTTTGATGTTGCTTTATTGGTCCCACTGTTATCACCAGTCTTGTCATTGCAGCAAGTTGTCATTCCTACACACCTGCCTTCTGGAG AAACCACTTGGATTGGAAATGTGTACATTGTGATAAGTGGAGCAACTGACGGAAGCATTGCTTTTTGGGATCTGACTGACTGCATTGAATCTTTTATGAGGCAGTTGTCAGTCCTTGACATAAAAAAACTCAAAAATTGTCAGACACGGCCACGTACAGGAAGAGGAAGTCAGGGTGGACGATGGTGGAGATCACTAAAAAGTACCATGTCTAAGCAAAAACTAGCTGATGATTTAGTTGCTCCTAAAGCCGAGGAGAGGACTAGCTGCAATTTGGTTAACCATTCAACAGGTGGAGCATCAACGAGTGATGCTGAAAGCTGCACAACAGTTTGTTCTCAAACTATGCATGATAAACCTCCTCTTGAGCCAGGAGTGAATAATGTTGATTCCACACCTGGGATAAGTGAAATACAGCCCCTACATGTTCTCAATAATGTTCACCAATCTGGTGTAAATTGTCTCCATGTTTCAAACATACAAGATTCTAGAAGTTATGACTCCGATGTTTTGTTCAGTTTAATAAGTGGGGGTGATGATCAAACCCTTCACTGTATCAAATTTGATTTGTCACTGCTATCAACAGGCAAGGATTCTGAGATCAACATAAAGGATTCTGCTTATTGTAGTGAATTCCCTATCAAGAAGTATAGAATCAGATTCTTATGTCATGATAGAGTCACCTCAGCTCATAGCTCTGCCATAAAAG GTGTTTGGACGGACGGCACATGGGTGTTTTCAACTGGGCTTGATCAGCGCATCAGATGCTGGGTTCTGAAGGAACACTGTAAATTGATTGAGCAAACTCATTTAGTAGTGAGTGTTCCGGAGCCAGAAGCATTATGTGCCAGAGCCTGTGAAAG GAACCAGTATGAAATTGTGGTTGCTGGAAGAGGAATGCAAATGGTtgagttcttggcatcctag